The genomic interval GCAGCCCGAAGTGAACCGGGCGTGGATCGAAGCCCTCGCGTACACGGCGAACACCCCGGCCGGCCTCTACCTCGTGCCGGAGCCCGCCGAGGGTGAGCAGGCGCCCGCAGCGGACTAGTGCGTCGGGGGTGTCTGGCTGTCAACCCCCTGGAACTCCTTGCGCCGACGATGGAGAGTGCGTCGTATCCATCGAACCGCGCAAGAGGAGCAACGATGACTGCCACGACGCCCGATCCCCGCCACCAACAGCATGACGAGGGGTTCCCCTCGCAGCACCAGGATCAGCCGGGGCTCACCTCGCAGACCCACCCCACGCCCGATCACGGTGAACAGACCTATCGCGGACACGGGCGGCTCGCCGGTCGTCGTGCGCTGATCACGGGTGGGGACTCCGGCATCGGCAGAGCGGTCGCGATCGCGTTCGCCAGAGAGGGTGCCGATGTCGCGATCGTGCACATGCCATCGGAGCAGGAGGACGCCGACACCACTCTCGAATACATTCGCGACGCAGGGCGAGAAGGCCTGAGCCTGGCGGGTGATCTGCGCGACGAGCGATTCGCCGAGAGCGCCGTGCGAAGAACTCGCGAGACGTTCGACGGACTGGATCTGCTGGTGCTGAACGCGGGCTACCAGCACGACATCGATGGCTTCGACTCGCTGCAGACCGAAGACATGCGGCGGGTCTTCGACACGAACCTGGTCGGCATGCTCGTCACCGCGAGGGCGGCGTACCCGCACCTCGAACCAGGGGCTGGCATCATCGTGACCGCGTCCATCCAGGCGTACAACCCGTCGCCGGGCCTGATCGACTACGCGATGACGAAGGCCGCGCAGGTCGCCTTCGTCAAGGCGCTCGCCGAAGAGGCCGGCGAGCGGGGCATCAGGGTGAACGCCGTCGCACCCGGGCCGATCTGGACACCGCTCATCCCCGGCACCGGCTGGGACGCAGCGAAGCTCGAGCACTTCGGCACGGATACCCCGCTCGGCAGAGCCGGCCAGCCGGCCGAACTCGCCGGGGCGTATGTCTACCTGGCATCCGAGGAGTCGTCGTACACCTCCGGAAGCGTGCTGGCCGTCACTGGAGGCAAGCCGCTATGAGTGCCACCACCGACGAAGGTCCGAGTCGACCGGCCGCACACGGCGCCTGGGAGTTGACCCGCCTGGGGCATGACAGCTGGCGGATCTGCGATCCCGCCCGACGCCAGGGCGACGCCGACTGTCTGATCGCGTATGTGGATCGGCATCCCACCGGAATGCTCGACGTGCTGTGGTTGCGCACGCCCTGTCCGCGCTCAACCCGGTTCCGCGACTTCGACCGCCTCTTCGAAGCACTCGACCTGGCGGTCGCGAACGCCTCTGACAGGTCGCGCGCGCCGTCCCCGATCCGACACCGCCCGCCGATCTGAAGCACGGCGTCACGTCCCGGCGCGGCCCCGACGCGGGCGTAGCCTCGAAGGATGACTGATCTGCGCGAACTGCTCGGCATCCGGCATCCGATCATCCTCGCCCCGTTCGGCGGACTGTCATCGGTGCCGCTGACGGCCGCCGTCAGCGAAGCGGGCGGGCTCGGATCCTACGGTCTGTACGGCTACGACGGTCAGCGCATCCGCGAGACGGCGGCAGCCCTTCGGGAGGTGACCGACGCGCCGTTCGCGTTGAACATCTGGCTCCCCACCGGCGACGAAGTCGCACCCGGCCGTGAGCACGACGCCTACGCCGCCGCGCTGCTGCCGTACTTCACCGCCGTCGGCATGGATCCGCCCGCCAGACCCGAGCGCTATCTGCCGTCGCTCGACGAGCAGCTCGACGCGATCTGGGCGGCCGCCCCGGCAGCGCTCAGCGTTGTGTTCGGCGTGCCGAGCGCAGCCATCGTCGACGAGGCGCACCGCCGTGGCATCCGCGTCATCGGCACCGCGACCACGGTCGCCGAGGCCGTCGCGCTCGAGGCCGGAGGGGTGGATGCCATCGTCGCGACCGGCGCGGAGGCCGCGGGCCACCGGGTGTCGTTCCTGCGCCCGGCAGAGCAGTCGCTGGTCGGGTTGTTCTCGTTGCTGCCGCAGGTGTCGGATGCTGTCGCCGTACCGGTCATCGCCGCTGGTGGCGTCGCCGATCGGCGTGGCGTCACTGCGGCCCTCGCGCTCGGGGCCGCCGGCGTGCAGGTGGGCACCTCGTTCCTGGTCACCGGGGAATCGGCCGCGAACGATGCGCACCGCGCGGCGATCCGCGCGACTGCGGCTGATGAGAGCGTGCTCACGAGAGCGATGAGCGGGCGCCTCTCACGAGGTGCCCGTAATCATGCGGTCGCCGAGATCGAGGCATCCGGTGCCATCGCGCCGTTCCCCGCGCAGAACTGGCTCACCGGGCGCTTCCGCGCCGTCGCCGGTCAGCGGGGGATGGGCGAGCTGCAGTCGCTGTGGCTGGGACAGTCAGCGCCGCTCGCGACCAGGGGGACCGCCGATGACGTGTTCGCGGAGCTCGTGGCGGGACTGACTCTCTGACGGTCTAGAGGATGACGGTCGAGCGGCCGTGCACGATCACGCGATCCTCGGCATGCCACTTCACGGCGCGGGCGAGGACGAATCGCTCGACGTCCGCCCCACGGCGCTGCAGCTCGGCGGCCGACTCGGCATGCGTCACCCGCGTGACGTCCTGCTCGATGATCGGCCCCTCGTCGAGGTCGGCCGTGGCGTAGTGCGCGGTCGCACCGATCAGCTTCACGCCGCGATCCTTGGCGCGCGCATACGGATTGGCTCCGATGAACGCGGGCAGGAACGAGTGGTGGATGTTGATAACCGGCGCGCCGATCCGCTCGATGAAATCGTCGGTGAGGATCTGCATGTACCTGGCGAGCACGACCAGGTCGACATTGCCCTGCAGCAGCTCGAGTTGTCTGGATTCCATCTCGGCCTTGGCATCAGCGCCCGAGCCGCGGGGGATGTGCACGAACGGCACGCCGAACGAGCGGGCCGACTCCGCGAGATCGGGGTGGTTCGAGACGACCATCGTCACGTCGATGTCGAGTTCGCCGCGCTGCGTGCGCCACAGCAGCTCCATCAGGCAGTGGTCGTATTTCGACACGAAGATCGCGACGCGCTTGCGCTTGGACGTGTCATGCAGCGACCACTCCATGCCGAAGCGTCCGGCGACATCGGACAGTGAGGCCTCCAGTGCAGGGCGCTTCGCCGACAGTCCCTCGAGGTGGATCACGGTGCGCTGGAAGAAGCGTCCGCCGATCTCATCGGTCGAGTGCTGGTCGAGCGAGATGATGTTCGCCCCGTGTGCTGCCAGCACCCCGGCGACGGCCGCGACGATTCCCGGCTGGTCATCGCAGGCGATGAGAAGGCGGGCGGTGTCGGTGTGCGGCATGACAGCTCCTTGCAGGGGTATCTGTCGATTCTGCCCTCCTCGCACCGTGCGTGCGAATCAGTCCGCGGTCCGTGTCGTCCTAGCGGCGGAAAGGCGACACGGCAATCCCCTTCTCTGCGGCGAATCCCTGGCCATAGCGTGAGCGCATGCCTCGTCTGGTCAAGGTCTCCCCGGATGCGCCCGGTTACCGCCGGGTGGCCAGCGGCCGTGGGTTCCGCTATCTCGACCAGGCGGGCGCCGCAGTGGCATCCGCAGAGCGCAAGCGCATCAAGGCACTGGCGATCCCGCCTGCCTGGCACGACGTGTGGATCAGCCCAGAGCCGAACGGCCACATCCAGGCGGTCGGCGTCGATGCGGCCGGGCGCCGACAGTACATCTACCACCGCCGCTGGCGCGCACGCCGCGACGCGCGAAAGTTCGCGCGCGCACTGGAGCTGGCCGAGGGGCTGCCGCGGGCACGTGCGCAGGTGACGAAGGCGCTGCACGCGGAGGGCATCGGCCGTGATCGCGTGCTCGCGGTCGCCTTTCGGGTGCTGGACGCCGCCGCCCCGCGCATCGGCTCAGCCCGATACCTGGCGCGACACGGCAGCAGGGGGCTGACCACCCTGCAGCGACGACACGCGCATGTCGACGAAACGACCGTGACGCTCGCGTTTCCCGGCAAGAGCGGCAGGCGGGCGATGATCGAGATCGACGATGCCGACCTCGCCGCTGCCGTGGACGATCTCACCGCAGGGCGGCCGCGAGCAGCGCTGCTCGCGTACCGGGAGGGGCACCGGCGCCGCGCACTGACACCTGCCGACGTGAACGCGCACGTGCGGGCACTCACGGGCGGCGCGTTCACGGCCAAGGACTTCCGCACACTGCACGGCACGATCGTGGCATCCGACACCCTCGCGCGCATCGGTGCGACGGACACCGCGCACCTCCGTCGCCGGGCCGAGACGCTGGCGGTGCGCGCGACAGCGGATGCCCTTGGCAACACGCCCGCCGTGGCGCGGGCCAGTTACATCGACCCGCGGGTGTTCCGCGCTTACCGTCGTGGCGCGCTTCTGCGCCTCGACGTCGCGCCGGAGTCAGCGCTCCGACGACTCATCCTCGAGAACTGAGAGTCATGCCATGTCCTACCCAGCAGAGTCCCAACCCGCAGAGTCCCGTCTCGACGAAGGTCCGGCTGTCGTCATCCTGGCCAATCCGTCCGATCGCGAGCTCAGCGCGCTGCAAGAGCGGTTCGGCCTGCACCCGCTCATCGTCGACGATCTGCGGGCCGGTCGGCAACAGCCGAAGTTCGAGCGTCCCGGTGATCACCTCTACCTGTCGCTGTGGGACCTCAACGCCGCGGGCGACAGGGAGAAGGGCGACACCGACAGCGACCTCGCAGTGATCTTCGATGAGAAGGTCCTGCTGCTGGTGCAGCGCGGTTCGCCGCAGGTGCTGCGCGATCTGGACGCAGCGCTGTCGACACCGGGAGCGATGCCGGTGGCATCCACGATCTCCGCCGTGTATCGCATTCTCGGAACGATCGTGGCGGACTTCGTCGAGCTCGGCGCCGCGATCGAGCGGGAACTCGACTCAGTGGAGGAGGAGGTGTTCGACAGCCGTGTGCGCGAGGACTACCGGCGCATCTACCGACTGCGCGGTCGGATCGGCCAGATCGATCGCGCGGCGTCCGGCCTTGCAGAGGCGGTCCGCTCGGCACGGCGTGAGATCCAGGCGATCACGGAAGACGATCCGGAGCTGCGGCCCTATTTCGTCCACCTCGAACACGACGCGGTGGGAATCGCGCATCTCGCCGGGGCGGAGCACAGGGAGTTGGATGCTGTGGTCGCGAGCCATGAAAGCAACGTCTCCACCCGGCAGAATCAGGACATGCGCACCATCTCTGCGTACGCGGCGCTGTTGGCCGTTCCGACCGTGATCGCCAGCGTCTACGGGATGAACTTCAAGGCCATGCCGCTGCTCGGCTGGGAACTGGGCTGGATCGTCGTGATCGCCCTCATGCTCGCGCTCGACGTGGTGACATACGTCCTGTTCCGCCGTCGCGGCTGGCTCGGAGGGCCGCCGTCCACGCGCAGCGACGGCGAGCGCTCCGACCAGAGATGAGTTGCGTCAGGGTGCCGGCGTGCGATTCTCGGCGCTGACCATCCAGGCGAACTGCTCAAGCTCCTCCAGTACGACGTGCAGGATGTCTGCGGTCGTCGGATCCTCCTCGTCGACGGGGTCATGCACCTCGCGGACGGTGGCGATGGTGGCCTCGAGGCGCTCGGTGATCAGGTCGACCGTGTCGGTCGTCGAGACCTCGCCCTCGGGGTACGACGGCAGCGACGTCGACCCCGCGACAGCGCTGCTGCGTCCGTCGGGCAGCGCATGCAGCGCGCGCATCCGCTCGGCGACCGTGTCTCCCAACCGGCGGGCGGCAGCCACGATCTCATCCAGCTGCAGGTGCGTGTCGCGGAAGTTCGTGCCGACGACGTTCCAGTGCGCCTGCTTGCCCTGGAACTGAAGTTCCAGCAGGTCGACCAGCACCCGCTGCAGGCTCTTGCGCAGTTTCGCGGATGCCCGGAAGCCGCTCTCGGCGTTCTGCTTCTTGGTGAGTTGTGCCATCATCTTCTCCTTGTCGCGATGCTCTGCGCTGCGCGTCAGCGGTTGAGTTCAGTGGTTGCGGAGCATCGAGATCAGCTCCGCCTTGCGCTTGCCGGAGTACCCCGTGATTCCGAGCTCTTTCGCTCTGGCTCGCAGCTCGTCGACCGTGCGGTCGTCGTAGTCCTCTGCTTCGCCGCCTCGTCTGCCGACTGTTCTGCGACCGTCTCGGGCCGCGGCGTTCGATATCCGGGCCGCCTTCTCCTTCGACGCTCCATCGTCCCGGAGCTCCTCATAGAACTCGGGGTCCTTCAGGCTGTTCGATCCGCGTCCGCGGGGCATGATGTTCTCCCTGATCGTGTCGGTGGTGATCGAGCCAGCATGTGCACGTTCTGCGGATGCCCGTCAGGGGGTTGACAGGGTCAGGTCAACGGGGGAGCTAGCACCGGCATCCGACCGCGTCAACCCCCGCGACCGCAGCCGCAGGCACTGGCAGGCTCGACCCACAACGCAACGCACGGATCCACCCGTGCCGCACGTCAACAGAAGGAGCTCAGTATGAACATCGCTCTCATCATCATCATCGTCATCGCGATCATCGTCGCCATCGTCTCGGGGCTGAACGCCGCGCTGAGCTGGTTGCTCTGGGTTGCCCTCATCATCGGTGCGATCGCACTGATCGCGTTCCTCATCAGGGTCATCGGCGGCCGCAACACCACGGTCTGACGATTCCACGATGACTGCCCCGCTCACCGCACTGACCATCTCGTGCACGCTCAAGCCGTCGCCAGGACAGTCGAGTTCTGAGGTGATGAGCCGCCAGCTGCAGGAGATGCTCAGTGCACACGGCGTCACGAGTGAGCATGTGCGGGCCGTCGACCATCGCATCCTCCCCGGTGTCGAGAAGGACATGGGGGAGGGTGACGATTGGCCGACGCTGCGCGAGAAGGTGCTCGCCGCCGACATCCTCGTCTTCGTCACCCCGACCTGGCTCGGACAGCACTCGAGCGTCGCCCAGCGCGTGCTGGAGCGTCTCGACGCCGAGTTGGCGGAGACGGATGCCGCAGGGCGACCGATCCTGTTCGACAAGGTCGCCATCGCCGGCGTCGTCGGCAACGAGGACGGCGCGCACCACATCGTCGCCGTGCTGTACCAGGCGCTGAACGACGTCGGCTTCACCGTGCCGGCGCAGGGGTGCGTGTACTGGAACGGCGAAGCCATGCACAAGACCGACTACAAGGACCTGTCGCAGACGCCGCAGAAGGTGGCGTCTGCGACGAAGACGGCGGTCGAGAACGCCGTGCACCTGGCGGGCCT from Microbacterium sp. H1-D42 carries:
- a CDS encoding SDR family oxidoreductase, translated to MTATTPDPRHQQHDEGFPSQHQDQPGLTSQTHPTPDHGEQTYRGHGRLAGRRALITGGDSGIGRAVAIAFAREGADVAIVHMPSEQEDADTTLEYIRDAGREGLSLAGDLRDERFAESAVRRTRETFDGLDLLVLNAGYQHDIDGFDSLQTEDMRRVFDTNLVGMLVTARAAYPHLEPGAGIIVTASIQAYNPSPGLIDYAMTKAAQVAFVKALAEEAGERGIRVNAVAPGPIWTPLIPGTGWDAAKLEHFGTDTPLGRAGQPAELAGAYVYLASEESSYTSGSVLAVTGGKPL
- a CDS encoding nitronate monooxygenase gives rise to the protein MTDLRELLGIRHPIILAPFGGLSSVPLTAAVSEAGGLGSYGLYGYDGQRIRETAAALREVTDAPFALNIWLPTGDEVAPGREHDAYAAALLPYFTAVGMDPPARPERYLPSLDEQLDAIWAAAPAALSVVFGVPSAAIVDEAHRRGIRVIGTATTVAEAVALEAGGVDAIVATGAEAAGHRVSFLRPAEQSLVGLFSLLPQVSDAVAVPVIAAGGVADRRGVTAALALGAAGVQVGTSFLVTGESAANDAHRAAIRATAADESVLTRAMSGRLSRGARNHAVAEIEASGAIAPFPAQNWLTGRFRAVAGQRGMGELQSLWLGQSAPLATRGTADDVFAELVAGLTL
- the purU gene encoding formyltetrahydrofolate deformylase, which codes for MPHTDTARLLIACDDQPGIVAAVAGVLAAHGANIISLDQHSTDEIGGRFFQRTVIHLEGLSAKRPALEASLSDVAGRFGMEWSLHDTSKRKRVAIFVSKYDHCLMELLWRTQRGELDIDVTMVVSNHPDLAESARSFGVPFVHIPRGSGADAKAEMESRQLELLQGNVDLVVLARYMQILTDDFIERIGAPVINIHHSFLPAFIGANPYARAKDRGVKLIGATAHYATADLDEGPIIEQDVTRVTHAESAAELQRRGADVERFVLARAVKWHAEDRVIVHGRSTVIL
- a CDS encoding DNA topoisomerase IB; this translates as MPRLVKVSPDAPGYRRVASGRGFRYLDQAGAAVASAERKRIKALAIPPAWHDVWISPEPNGHIQAVGVDAAGRRQYIYHRRWRARRDARKFARALELAEGLPRARAQVTKALHAEGIGRDRVLAVAFRVLDAAAPRIGSARYLARHGSRGLTTLQRRHAHVDETTVTLAFPGKSGRRAMIEIDDADLAAAVDDLTAGRPRAALLAYREGHRRRALTPADVNAHVRALTGGAFTAKDFRTLHGTIVASDTLARIGATDTAHLRRRAETLAVRATADALGNTPAVARASYIDPRVFRAYRRGALLRLDVAPESALRRLILEN
- a CDS encoding CorA family divalent cation transporter; translated protein: MSYPAESQPAESRLDEGPAVVILANPSDRELSALQERFGLHPLIVDDLRAGRQQPKFERPGDHLYLSLWDLNAAGDREKGDTDSDLAVIFDEKVLLLVQRGSPQVLRDLDAALSTPGAMPVASTISAVYRILGTIVADFVELGAAIERELDSVEEEVFDSRVREDYRRIYRLRGRIGQIDRAASGLAEAVRSARREIQAITEDDPELRPYFVHLEHDAVGIAHLAGAEHRELDAVVASHESNVSTRQNQDMRTISAYAALLAVPTVIASVYGMNFKAMPLLGWELGWIVVIALMLALDVVTYVLFRRRGWLGGPPSTRSDGERSDQR
- a CDS encoding DNA starvation/stationary phase protection protein, with product MAQLTKKQNAESGFRASAKLRKSLQRVLVDLLELQFQGKQAHWNVVGTNFRDTHLQLDEIVAAARRLGDTVAERMRALHALPDGRSSAVAGSTSLPSYPEGEVSTTDTVDLITERLEATIATVREVHDPVDEEDPTTADILHVVLEELEQFAWMVSAENRTPAP
- a CDS encoding Rho termination factor N-terminal domain-containing protein; the protein is MPRGRGSNSLKDPEFYEELRDDGASKEKAARISNAAARDGRRTVGRRGGEAEDYDDRTVDELRARAKELGITGYSGKRKAELISMLRNH
- a CDS encoding NAD(P)H-dependent oxidoreductase, with the protein product MTAPLTALTISCTLKPSPGQSSSEVMSRQLQEMLSAHGVTSEHVRAVDHRILPGVEKDMGEGDDWPTLREKVLAADILVFVTPTWLGQHSSVAQRVLERLDAELAETDAAGRPILFDKVAIAGVVGNEDGAHHIVAVLYQALNDVGFTVPAQGCVYWNGEAMHKTDYKDLSQTPQKVASATKTAVENAVHLAGLLKTSAYPSAE